One Pseudomonas rhizophila DNA window includes the following coding sequences:
- a CDS encoding heavy metal sensor histidine kinase — MKGSIAKRLALMFALAVLLIISISATLLRCSLKTSLEDQMQNELILRHSVLDPVLTKYDSPAFWVGLREKLDGLTPTDQRVRYWVLVDDPAYSYGGAMPDGQDWSKRPDGFFSMAIPERDRPMVLQVKTISAMGNRPELRFIVGLDSTPFMKTLDHFTKTLILTSALGIVLVALLGYWIARFGLGPVRRLSRQANSLPPGDSKQRLDTEALPDELQELAVSFNGALARQEAAWCQLEGFNANVAHELRTPLTNLIGQTQVALAHGRDVAELQDLLQSNLEELERMGTIVNDMLFLAGAESGQRATELSDVSLYEEASKTVEYLEPVLHDKQLDVVIKGDMRVCIDRRLFHRSLANLLQNAARYAVPQSTITVSLERLGAQAKVSVSNAGEPIDEVHLQRLFERFYRADVARARSDAHHGLGLSIVRAVASMHGGRVFAHSKDGFNTFGFSLTSQAAR; from the coding sequence ATGAAGGGGTCGATAGCCAAGCGGCTGGCATTGATGTTTGCGCTGGCGGTCTTGCTGATCATCTCTATCAGCGCGACGCTGCTGCGCTGCTCATTGAAGACATCGCTCGAAGATCAGATGCAAAACGAGTTGATCCTGCGCCATTCCGTACTTGATCCCGTGCTCACAAAATACGATTCACCGGCATTCTGGGTCGGTTTGCGTGAAAAGCTCGATGGCCTGACGCCCACGGATCAGCGGGTGCGTTATTGGGTCCTGGTTGACGACCCGGCCTACAGCTATGGCGGAGCGATGCCGGACGGCCAGGATTGGTCGAAGCGCCCGGATGGATTTTTCAGCATGGCGATACCTGAACGGGATCGTCCCATGGTGCTGCAAGTCAAGACCATCTCTGCCATGGGTAACCGCCCGGAGTTGCGCTTTATCGTGGGGCTCGATTCAACGCCGTTCATGAAGACCCTGGACCATTTCACCAAGACGTTGATCCTGACTTCGGCGCTGGGCATCGTACTGGTCGCGCTGCTGGGTTACTGGATCGCGCGTTTCGGCCTGGGGCCGGTCAGGCGCCTGAGCCGTCAGGCCAACAGCCTGCCGCCAGGTGATTCAAAGCAGCGACTGGACACCGAGGCACTGCCCGACGAGTTACAGGAACTGGCGGTGTCGTTCAACGGGGCCCTGGCTCGCCAGGAGGCCGCCTGGTGCCAGCTCGAAGGGTTCAATGCCAATGTCGCCCATGAGCTGCGAACGCCGCTGACCAACCTGATCGGGCAGACCCAGGTCGCGTTGGCCCACGGGCGTGATGTGGCTGAGCTTCAGGATCTGCTGCAATCGAATCTGGAAGAGCTTGAGCGCATGGGCACCATCGTCAATGACATGCTGTTCCTGGCGGGCGCCGAAAGCGGGCAGCGTGCGACCGAGCTCAGTGATGTCTCGCTCTACGAGGAGGCGTCCAAGACGGTGGAATACCTGGAGCCTGTCTTGCACGACAAACAGTTGGACGTGGTGATCAAAGGCGACATGCGCGTATGCATCGACCGACGCCTTTTTCACCGCTCTTTGGCCAATCTGCTGCAAAACGCGGCGCGATACGCGGTGCCGCAGAGTACCATTACTGTAAGCCTGGAACGTCTTGGCGCGCAGGCCAAGGTAAGTGTTTCCAATGCGGGTGAGCCCATTGACGAGGTGCACCTGCAGCGCTTGTTCGAGCGTTTCTATCGCGCCGATGTCGCCCGGGCGCGAAGCGACGCACACCATGGCCTGGGGCTTTCCATTGTGCGGGCAGTAGCGTCCATGCACGGTGGCCGTGTGTTCGCCCATAGCAAGGATGGCTTCAATACCTTCGGATTCTCCCTGACCAGCCAGGCAGCCCGCTAG
- a CDS encoding heavy metal response regulator transcription factor, with amino-acid sequence MRLLIVEDEEKTSSYVHRGLSELGYIVDVASNGIDGLHYALEMDYDVVILDVMLPGKDGYSVLEGLRQQKKTPVIMLSARGTVDDRVRGLREGADDYLGKPFSFAELVARVQALIRRRTADTADLTHLRIDDLEVDLQARKVTRAGLRLDLTAKEFCLLSLLARHQGEILSKLMIAEQVWDMNFDSDANVVEVAIKRVRAKVDVPYSRKLLHTVRGMGYVLESREADASQGSTR; translated from the coding sequence ATGCGCTTGCTCATCGTCGAGGACGAAGAAAAGACGTCCTCCTATGTGCATCGTGGCCTGAGTGAGCTCGGCTACATTGTCGATGTGGCGAGTAACGGCATCGATGGGCTGCACTATGCGCTGGAAATGGACTATGACGTCGTGATCCTGGATGTCATGTTGCCGGGCAAGGACGGTTACAGCGTGCTGGAGGGTTTGCGCCAGCAGAAGAAAACCCCGGTCATCATGTTGTCGGCCAGAGGGACGGTGGATGATCGCGTTCGCGGGTTGCGCGAGGGTGCTGATGACTACCTAGGCAAACCTTTTTCCTTTGCCGAACTGGTCGCCCGCGTTCAGGCATTGATCCGTCGTCGCACCGCCGACACGGCTGACCTGACCCATCTGCGCATCGACGACCTGGAGGTCGACCTGCAAGCGCGCAAGGTGACCAGAGCCGGGCTGCGGCTGGATCTGACGGCCAAGGAGTTTTGTCTGTTGAGCCTTCTGGCGCGGCACCAGGGAGAGATTCTTTCCAAACTGATGATTGCCGAGCAGGTCTGGGACATGAATTTCGACAGTGACGCCAACGTGGTCGAGGTTGCGATCAAGCGCGTCCGGGCCAAGGTCGATGTGCCTTATTCGCGCAAACTGCTGCATACGGTCCGGGGCATGGGCTATGTACTGGAAAGTCGTGAAGCCGATGCCAGTCAAGGCAGTACCCGGTGA
- a CDS encoding MipA/OmpV family protein, whose translation MHCTPLSTVSSAIRLTATTQALVLGLCSSMVALAAESANAESTSSWGVGIGAVSSQQPYKGVDRETQAIPLIYFENDYVRVFGPTAEIKLPGFTLNDSQQLDLSIVGEYDFSGYDDDDARFLDGMSDRKGGFWAGAKVQWRNPLADVSAQWLTDVSGNSKGQRFTLGFERSWQWGEHLTLTPRVAAIWQDQKYVDYYFGVRESEARIDRAAYDGKSGLNTELGVRGNYMFDDHHSVFLDVKATRLADEIKDSPLVDRSTENSVLFGYLYRF comes from the coding sequence ATGCATTGCACGCCCCTGTCTACCGTTTCAAGTGCGATCCGGTTGACTGCCACCACCCAAGCCTTGGTGCTCGGTCTGTGCTCATCCATGGTCGCGCTCGCCGCTGAGTCGGCAAACGCCGAGTCGACGTCATCCTGGGGCGTTGGCATCGGGGCGGTCAGCAGCCAGCAGCCGTACAAGGGCGTCGACCGTGAAACTCAGGCCATACCATTGATCTACTTTGAAAATGACTACGTACGAGTATTCGGCCCTACCGCCGAGATCAAGCTGCCGGGTTTCACTCTCAACGACTCCCAGCAACTGGATCTGAGCATCGTCGGTGAATACGACTTCAGTGGTTATGACGACGACGATGCCCGCTTCCTGGATGGCATGAGTGATCGTAAAGGTGGCTTCTGGGCCGGCGCCAAGGTGCAGTGGCGCAACCCTCTGGCCGATGTCAGCGCCCAGTGGCTGACGGACGTATCGGGCAACAGCAAGGGCCAGCGCTTCACCCTGGGTTTTGAGAGATCCTGGCAATGGGGTGAACACCTCACCCTCACGCCACGAGTGGCGGCGATATGGCAGGACCAAAAGTACGTTGATTATTATTTTGGTGTTCGCGAAAGTGAAGCTCGCATTGATCGAGCGGCCTATGATGGAAAATCCGGCCTCAATACCGAACTTGGCGTTCGTGGAAATTATATGTTCGATGACCATCATTCCGTGTTCCTTGACGTCAAGGCCACCCGCCTCGCCGATGAGATCAAGGACAGCCCGCTGGTAGACCGCTCTACTGAAAACAGCGTGCTCTTCGGCTACCTGTACCGCTTCTGA